Part of the Vigna angularis cultivar LongXiaoDou No.4 chromosome 1, ASM1680809v1, whole genome shotgun sequence genome, CTGACATTTCATTctttattaattgaattttactcGTAATATTGCAAGTTGTAATTAGTTTTAGCTAATAAAGAATATGTGGAAGCAATTTATTTGCATAGagtaattttaaaagataatttatttatacatagaatttgaaacattttagaatttgtttaattaaaattaaaaactttaactTGGCGCTTACAACTTTGGTAAATGATCTTCCTTACCTGGGACTAGCAGGTAGCAATAATAGTTGACAAAAAGAGAATGTTGGAATGGACATTCAAAGCACAACAGATTCCAATGAAGTTTGTTGGACCAGGAACCTTTGGAGTAGGAAATTAACTACATGAAGTTATCATTAAACATTTAATAACTCTTTATTTGTTGGttatgttaatttctttttttttatgagaaaattaTTCTGTGACGATAGGATACAGGAGCTGAATCCAAAGTGGTGTGAGAGAAACCTCGTGTACCGAGGATGGACATCAATCGAAGCAAAAAAGTACATCACCCAACTAAATTATACCAAACTTGCTGCTTGGTCTGTTTCATGTTGTCATTCTCATTGTTTAGACGTTtctattctctttttcttttctcatccgtacttccttttcctttttaaatgTGCTCCGCATTGAACCAAATCAAATACCATATGTCAGATAACAAGAAAAGAATTAATCTACTTTattcatacacataccatgccTGTACATAGTGCAGAGTAAGAAGTTTACAGACCACTTTTTGTTTATGCAAAAAATGGCAAATATAATCTTCTATCACTTATATCaatcaaaaatattaaaataatacaaccATAGTACATAGTTAAATATCATAAAGGAAAAGTAATATGATATTGAAATTCATCCGAAGCATGACAACATAAAATTGAAAGAGTTTCTTTTTTGTGATAACACAAATAGAGTTTGAGTACTACTAGATGTGATAATTTTACATGGTAATGGACAGATTAGAGCTACAAGGTATGTGCCAGACGTTAATCATGATGATGCACTTGTCATCAAATCCAAGAAGTCCTTGTCtgatttctttcattctttgtttCCTATCTCTATGTGAGTAAACTTCagtcaaaaggaaaaaaaaagggggTCAGGTTGGACCTGTCAAAGCCAATCATTTCAAATTCTCATACACTCATTGCTTTGCTTGGATCCAAAACCTCGAGGCCCGTGTCGCATATTCTAAAGCTTAATGTGCTTCTGTCTGAAAAAGTTTATGGTTTTGCCTTATATTACTAGTAACAGCCAGCAGACTAAAAATCTAAGAGACACCCCACTtattttttcttccaacttttgatcttgtcttccgtctaacatatataaataaccTTGAATGCTCAGTCTCATTGATTAAATCTCATTCCAATTGTTTTCAAATCATTCTGTCTCACTTTATCCTTCACTCCTTCCTGTCTTCCCTCTCCAAATCATCATTCTGTAACATCATTTCCTCTCAGCAGTTTCTATGGAGGTATTATTCTTCTAACCTTTAATCTCTTATAGACTATTATGTGGTTTGTTTAGACATTATCTCTCATCCTTGCATACTTGGCCTTTAATATTATGCAGAAAAATCATGATTGTGTGTATTTTTAACTTCAATCTCTGTATTGTATACTATGCtattcattaaattaataaatgaaaacatgCATGGTGGTATATCAACAAAATGATTACCAAATAAACTGGAAACAAATCGTGGACATTCTTAGGgtgttttttatgttgttttcaatttagaattggatttttatttttatattttaatattctacACAATAAAGTTTTATTGTGGTTATTAAATATCAGTATAAGTTTGTTTTTGCTGAATTCTAATTTTGATAGAGAACAGCGTCTTAAAGAATTGCATCATGTTTTGTTTATAAACTGAAAGGTTATTACCATGGCTTAAGCAGATAATATCCGTTTGTAAactatataaaaagaataatatcagTTAACTGGCTAGTCTCTTAACATTGGAACCAATTCTTTtcaataacattcaatcactTGTTTTGCTTGGCAGGTTGTTGAGTTAAAGGTGGAGATGGTCTGTATACACGAGAAAAGACTAAGGAAATGTCTCTCAAAATTGAAAGGTTTGTTTAATTGAAAGAGATTTTGCTAAGCAGTGTCACCATCATTCTGAGTTGGTTGTTGTGCTAACATATGGATCACTACATGCAGGGATAGAGAAAGTGGAGGTAGACACTAACTGCCAAAAAGTAGTAGTCACTGGATACACACACAAGAACAAAATTCTAAAGGCAATTAGGAGAGGGGGTCTGAAGGCTGATTTCTGGTCTGCTCAAAATGAGTTACTTAATGCTTATGTCAGTGCCAATTATACCAACTTGAGATTCAACCCCTTCAGCTTCTTCTAGTTTTTATCATCCCCAATTACACcaaatttcatatattcttttcttttgaggGTTTCTTTTTGGACTTTAGTACCTTCTGTCTAGTGTGAGACGGTAGATATATACACTACTTTGTATTCATTTTGCTTTTCATTTCCATAGAAATCATGACCAATCACAATGTCCAAGGAATATAGGGTGTAGTAGAGACATATCCAACTAATTTTGAGgctttttttgtgtttttacaAATTTCAAACTCAAGCTTTCTTTGTCTGCACGCAACTCCAGTTAATTATTGAAAgatcataaactaaaatataacagatgtattttttaaaatctcatTTCAAATATgttcttatttactttttcttgtAGTTAAGTTTAATGCAAGTTGGTTTAATCAATGTCATGAAAAGGCAAAAATGAGAACTAAAGTTTCTTCTATGAAGGTTTAAGCCAACATAAATTATGTACACCAACTCTCTCGACTATCAGAAAGTATTTctcacatataaaataaaacatttctgACAAATTCCATTTTATATTTCTTGCTCAGATATATTATCTGATTGAATTCATACCAAATTGTTTTGCCTAGCTTCATTAGAAACAAAACATCCttctcttttaatattttatatattttatctcaATAGTTTTTTCGTTGTTCATTGGTGAAATCATTATCTTCgttttatttagatttacataagtttttaaagtatttcttcttttttctcaaataaagaTTTTACTTTTCGACATTTGATGCCTTACTGTTATGATACTCGTACATGTATCTGTAAAACTTCAAGATTCCAGTGACCGCTTGGTCAAATTTCATTGCGATGGTAAGTTACATTTACTATCACAAGTTCTCCATGATTCTTCCTCTTTCTGACATATTCCTCAACATTTTTATTCTCTACCTGAGAAAACAGTTTGGATTTCAGAATGATTCAACTAATCTAAACAAAGTTATTCAACAGTTGTGGCTTTTGTtaagatttaatttttcaaattgaaaaaatatagaagTATATAACTACAAGTAAACCTCCAATAGACAGATAAAGTTGCAATAATAGGACTCAATTATCTAAACATTTGAACTTTCTTGTGCTTAGGCCTTAATTTaccaaatttataaatttggtCACAATAAAATCAGAAACTTATTTGAGCATGAGAATTAATTTTCCAACACGTTTATTATGTTTAAGTGCACAGATATAACATTATTGTAACCATTTATCCTACGCTTCCAAGTTTCTTCAAAAAAGGcttaatttttacaaaacataattattttttcaaataaagtgaaaattatTGACTAGAGAGACTTTTTTTAAAAGTCGATCTAATTAGACATTATATACGTTCTAATTTAAGCCAaaattaaacatcatatttttcTTCGTTGTGTATTTGAAATTACTTCTACGAGAAGCCACACATAATATAGAGAATGAGAAactaaataaacataaaagtttacaaactatatttaattaagatataaatgtcaaaaataaaacatcaaaaaTTATTCCGAAAACACAACCATACAGATAAATccttgaatataaataaaactatgcAAAGcatataacattaatttttattagacTGACCCCTTCT contains:
- the LOC108336621 gene encoding heavy metal-associated isoprenylated plant protein 45 isoform X1 — encoded protein: MDINRSKKVVELKVEMVCIHEKRLRKCLSKLKGIEKVEVDTNCQKVVVTGYTHKNKILKAIRRGGLKADFWSAQNELLNAYVSANYTNLRFNPFSFF
- the LOC108336621 gene encoding heavy metal-associated isoprenylated plant protein 45 isoform X2; translation: MEVVELKVEMVCIHEKRLRKCLSKLKGIEKVEVDTNCQKVVVTGYTHKNKILKAIRRGGLKADFWSAQNELLNAYVSANYTNLRFNPFSFF